The following proteins are encoded in a genomic region of Diabrotica virgifera virgifera chromosome 1, PGI_DIABVI_V3a:
- the LOC126879008 gene encoding uncharacterized protein LOC126879008, which yields MKLTYYILYILSIALVCLSATTANTERQRIEKMIKECQKESRSTVNEIANINIGDTNADTGKQALCVHRKLETLDQNGDVIPDKFKLHIEAITDDNDHRKEFQDKCGKTQGKNPEVKAVNFDKCMQSVHASFI from the exons ATGAAACtaacatattatatattatatattttaagtaTTGCTTTGGTCTGCTTATCAGCG ACCACAGCCAATACCGAACGTCAAAGAATAGAAAAAATGATTAAAGAATGCCAAAAAGAATCCCGTTCAACTGTAAATGAAATCGCAAACATTAACATTGGGGATACAAACGCTGATACGGGTAAGCAAGCTCTTTGTGTTCATCGTAAATTAGAAACACTGGATCAGAATGGAGACGTTATTCCTGATAAGTTCAAGCTACACATTGAAGCTATTACTGACGACAACGATCATCGGAAAGAGTTTCAAGATAAATGTGGCAAAACTCAGGGAAAAAATCCCGAAGTCAAAGCTGTTAATTTTGATAAATGTATGCAATCCGTCCATGCTTCATTTATCTAA
- the LOC126879009 gene encoding uncharacterized protein LOC126879009, producing the protein MIRECQKESGSTVNEIANVKLGIINPDTGKQVLCVHRKVGTLDQNGDVIPDKFKQHIEAITDDNDRRKEFQDKCGKTVGQNPEVKAINYDKCVQSVIARLHA; encoded by the coding sequence ATGATCAGAGAATGCCAAAAGGAATCCGGTTCAACTGTAAACGAAATTGCAAACGTTAAACTTGGTATTATAAACCCTGATACCGGCAAGCAAGTTCTTTGTGTTCATCGTAAAGTGGGAACACTGGATCAGAATGGAGACGTTATTCCTGACAAGTTCAAGCAACACATTGAAGCTATTACTGATGACAATGATCGTCGGAAAGAGTTTCAAGATAAGTGTGGAAAAACTGTAGGACAAAATCCCGAAGTTAAAGCTATTAATTATGATAAATGTGTACAGTCCGTCATAGCAAGACTCCATGCTTGA